TACAGAAAAATCTTCGCCTTTTATATCTCTAGCACATGCAATTCCACTTCCTACAGATATAGATGTACTACTGTGCCCTGTATCAAATATATCATGTTCACTTTCGCATTCTTTCGGGAATCCACTTAATCCATTAAATTGTCTTAATGTATCAAACTGATCTTTTCTTCCTGTAAGTATCTTGTGAACATAAGCCTGGTGTCCTACATCCCATATAAATTTATCTTTTGGACTATCAAATACCTTATGTAGTGCTAAAGTAAGCTCTACAACACCTAAATTAGATGCTAAATGTCCACCTGTCTTAGAAACTGATCTCACTAAAAATTTTCTTATGTCTTTAGCTAGTAAATCTAGCTCTTTAGTGCTCATTTTTTTTATATCTTTAGGAGAATTTACATTATTTAAATAATTATACATAACTTTCTCACCTTTTATCTAAGTAGTTTTTAGCATTAATACTTTAATTAAATACCAATGCTGTAATAATTCCTAAAATAGCGCCAAAAAAAACTTCTACTGGCGTATGTCCTACTAATTCCTTTAATTTTTTTTGTTCAATATGCTTTTTATGCTGTAAATCATCTACAATTTGATTTAATATTACTGCTTGCTTTCCAACTGCACGTCTTACTCCAGATGCATCATACATTATTATCATAGAAAACACTGCAACTACTGCGAATTCTGTTGAATTAAACCCACAATCCATTCCTACTAATGTAGATAAGGATGTAACAAAAGAACTATGAGAACTTGGCATACCCCCAGAAGTAAATATCCTAGATATTTGAATCTTTTTTTGATCTCCTGTAAAAATCTTAAAAAGTTGTGCCAAGAAACAAGCAAACATACTTATAAGCAACACTTTGTTGCTAAAAATTTCTGAAATAAAGCTCATCGTTCCTCCTTAATACTCTCTATCTACTATATAATCAGCTAAGTTGTTTAAAAACTCACTATCTTTATTTATATAATCAATACTCATTTTAGCTTCTGCTATTAATTTATTAGCAGTTTCTTTTGACTTTTCAAGTCCTATAAGTGATGGATAAGTAGATTTTTCATTATCTATATCGCTTCCTACTTTTTTACCAAGCTTAGCCTCATCTCCAACAATATCTAATATATCATCAACTATTTGGAATGATAATCCTATGTTTTTTGCATATTTAGTTACATTTTCTAACTCTTCTTCACTTGCTCCACCAATTATAGCTCCTGCTCTCATACATCCAATGATTATTGCTGCTGTTTTATTCATATGTATAAAGTCAAGTTTTTCCATATCTATTGATTTACCTTCACTTTCAATATCAACAACTTGTCCACCAATCATACCATATACCCCAGAAGCTTTAGCGATTTCATTTATAGCTTTTAAATATTTTTCTGGCTCGCCTTTACTTAAAGACTCTCTAAGCATTATTTCATAAGCATAATTTAAAAGCCCATCTCCAGCTAAAATAGCCATAGCTTCTCCATACACTTTATGATTAGTTTTTCTTCCTCTTCTAAGATCATCATTGTCAAGAGCTGGAAGATCATCATGTATCAAAGAATATGTATGTATCATTTCTATAGCTACAGCAAATGGATATGCATCTTTTTCATTTCCCCCAACTAGTTTACAAGCTTCTAATGTAAGTATTGGTCTTAGTCTTTTTCCTCCAGCTTTTAAACTATAATTCATTGAGTCAAATATAGTTTTTTGGTATCCTTCAACTTTAGGCATATACTCATTTAATAAATCTTCTATATTTACAACTCTATTTTTTAATTCTTCTTTAAAATTCATAACTACTCCTCCTCTATAGTAAAGGGTACCTCTTTCCCATCTTTGCTAAACTTATCTATTTTTAAATTTGCTTCATCTAATAATTTATTACAATGACTATAAAGTCTTATTCCCTCTTCATATAAATTAAGAGAGTCATCTAAACTTGTAGTTCCAGACTCCAATTTATTTAAAATTTCTTCCAGTCTTTGATAAGCTTCTTCATAAGATAAATTCATTTTTATACCTCTTTAATCTTTAATTTTTTCAATTATACAATCAGCTGTACCATCTTTAAATTTAATTGCTATACTATCCTTTTCTTTCAGGCTATTTATTGTATTTATAGTAGTTTTATCCTTTTGTACTATACTGTACCCTCTATCTAATGTAGCAAGTGGACTTAAGCTATGCAAAAGAGATCCACTACTATCTAAACTTCCTTTTTTAAGTTTTACTACATCATTAATCTCATTAGTTATTTTATCATATATTATATCGATTTGTATAATTTTATCTCTTATTATATAAGACTTAACAATAGTATTTAGTCTATCATAAACATTATTTAATTTATTTTTATCTAGCTTAGATTGATTTATAAGAGCCTTATCTAATCTGTCTTTAGAGTTTTTTAACTTGTATAATAGATCATCTAATTTTGGGGTTGCTATTTCTGCAGCTGCAGATGGTGTAGGTGCCCTCATATCAGCCACAAAATCAGCTATTGTAAAGTCTGTCTCATGTCCTACAGCTGAAATTATAGGTATGTGCGAACTAAATATCTCTCTTGCAACGCTCTCTTCATTAAAAGACCATAATTCCTCTATGGATCCCCCACCTCTTCCAAGTATTATTGTATCTACATTATTAGCATTATTAAAAAATTTAATTCCTTCACATATCTGTTCACAAGAGTTTTTTCCTTGAACTGAAACAGAATAAAGCTTTATATTTACTTTTGGATACCTACGCTTTACAACATTAATTATATCTTTTATAACAGCTCCTGTCTCAGATGTTATTATACCTATGTTTTTAGGCATTTTAGGTATAGGCTTTTTATGTATATAGTCAAACAAGCCTTCTTTTCCTAGCTTTTCTTTTAATTTTAGAAATTCTATATACAAATTCCCCAGTCCATCTAATTCCACGTTTTCTATATACAATTGATATGATCCATCTCTTTCGTACACAGATATATATCCTGTTGCTATAACCTTCATTCCATCCTCTAAATTTAGTGAACTATCATAATTATTTTTGAAAATTACACAGTTTATTTTAGATGATTTATCTTTCAGAGTCAGATATACATTTTTGCTGCTATGAACTTTAAAGTTTGAAATTTCACCTTTTACTTTTAAGTTATATAAAACTGCATCATTAGTTAAGATTCTTTTTACGTATGAATTAACTTCACTTACATCTAAAGCTCTTAATTTCATAGCTATTCTCCTATAAATTTATTTAATCCTATAAGTGCACAACCTAATGCATTATCTGTGCTATATTCAGGTTTTGCAAAAAAGCTTTTTACTTTATCTTTATATAGTTTTTGACTTAACCCCTCTTTTATATATTTGCTTGATGCAACCCCTCCAGCAAATACAACTTCGCTTATGTCATACTCTTTACATAAAAATCTAAGCGCTTTATATAAACTTCTCACTATCGAGTCCATTAGTGATTTAGATATATATTTTTCATCAAAATCATTTTTCAGCTTAGTGATTTGATTTTCTATTCCAGATAGGTTCATATACCCATCTTTTACAGATGTCTTTATTCCTACATCTATATTTTGATTACATTCTAAAGCATTTTTATCTATATATTTTCCACATGGAAACTCATACCCTAATTGAACACCTAATCTATCTATTAATTGTCCAAAACTTATATCTTTACTTCCACCTATTATTCTAATATTTGATACATCATTATGTTTTTCAACTAATAATATTTCTGTTGTTCCTCCCGACATATGAACAGAAATAAATTTATTACTTCTTAATTTTTTTTCATATAAGCTGGCTTCAATATGATTTTCTTGATGAGTTGTTGAATATAAATTAATATTATTCATACTGCTAAATAATTTTGCAAAATTATATCCTACTGTAAATGCAGGCATATACGAATCATTTATCGGCCTTGGTTTTTCAGATACACATATTGCACATATATTATATCCGCTCATTATATTTTTTAATTCTTCACTTATTTCCCCCAAATTATTTACGTGTTGAAACACCATTTCGCTTTGTCTTAGCCCTTTTGAATCTTTCTTTACTTTTAACATAATTTTTTTATTAAATACTATACTTTTTTCTAAAGATATAGCTGCTATAGAAGTTGTATAGCAGCTAGTATCTAATCCTATTATTATATTTTTATTTTTCTCCGATTTCACTTACAACACTTCCTAATATTCCATTTATAAACTTAGGAGATTTGTCATCACAGTAAAGTTTAGCTAATTCTATAGCTTCATTTATAGAAACTTTAGTAGGCATTTCTGACATGTATAGTATTTCACAAATAGCAAGTCTAAGTATTGCTAAGTCTACTTTAGCCATTCTATTTATAGTCCAGTTTTTAGCGTATTTATTTATTAAAGAATCTATGCTTTCTTTATTTGAGTTAAAGCTTTCAGCTAGTTCTTTGCTATATTTTAAATCAATAAATTGACTTAACTCTGTTTCTTCTAATTCAACGTCCGCTTCATCTGAAAATTGTAATTTTAATTCCTCATATCTATTCTTTATGTATTCAAAGTTATCGTTTAAGAAATTTTCTAATTTATCATTTAAATCAGTTAAATCCTCTTTATTCATGTCTATTTGGTATATAAACTTCATCATATACTCTCTCGTCGTTATCATTTTAGCTTTTCTCATTTGCTTATTCCTCCTTTGAATTTAGTATATACATATTTACTCATAAAAAAACCCTCTGATTTTCAGAGGGAAATATTAATTTATCGTAGATGATTACTTTGCTTCTGCCTTCTCAACTTTTTCCTTTTTAAAGTTGATTCCTTGAACATGTATATTAACTTGAGAAACTTTTAATCCAGTCATTGTTTCAACTGTATTTTTTACATTTTCCTGTACTTTAAAAGCTATATCAGGTATAGATATTCCATAATCAATTATTATCATAACATCTAAGATAACTTCGTCTTCCTCTATTTGTATCTTAACACCATTATTCTTTAGTAATTTATCTGTGAATGTCGATGTAGTTCCTACTCCTTCTACTTCAATAGCTGCTAATCCTGCTATAGTAGCGATGACATCATTTGATATCTTAACTTGTCCAAAGTTATTATTTTCCATCATATATCACATCCCTATATAAACTATTTTATTATATAATAATACCAAATAGAGCTTTAATTTGCAATAAAAAGTTCGATTTGCTTAATCTAGTATTTATGTAATCGACTTATTATTGTGCATAAAAAAGCCCCAGTATAACTGAGGCATTTATACTTATTTAGAATTACTGCTCATAAGTTTTATATTATCATAGTTAACTTTTGACTCATTTGCAACTAAATCGAATATTTTAGCTGCATCTTTTTGTTGTAATTCTTTGTTTACTACTACATTAACAGTTTCTTCACTTATGTACACTAATGAATCTTCAAATCCTTTTGCTCCTAATAAATCTTCTATTTTAATTTCTAATTCTTGATCTTTTACAAGTTGTAATTTCATATTA
The nucleotide sequence above comes from Paraclostridium bifermentans. Encoded proteins:
- a CDS encoding divergent PAP2 family protein produces the protein MSFISEIFSNKVLLISMFACFLAQLFKIFTGDQKKIQISRIFTSGGMPSSHSSFVTSLSTLVGMDCGFNSTEFAVVAVFSMIIMYDASGVRRAVGKQAVILNQIVDDLQHKKHIEQKKLKELVGHTPVEVFFGAILGIITALVFN
- a CDS encoding polyprenyl synthetase family protein — encoded protein: MNFKEELKNRVVNIEDLLNEYMPKVEGYQKTIFDSMNYSLKAGGKRLRPILTLEACKLVGGNEKDAYPFAVAIEMIHTYSLIHDDLPALDNDDLRRGRKTNHKVYGEAMAILAGDGLLNYAYEIMLRESLSKGEPEKYLKAINEIAKASGVYGMIGGQVVDIESEGKSIDMEKLDFIHMNKTAAIIIGCMRAGAIIGGASEEELENVTKYAKNIGLSFQIVDDILDIVGDEAKLGKKVGSDIDNEKSTYPSLIGLEKSKETANKLIAEAKMSIDYINKDSEFLNNLADYIVDREY
- the xseB gene encoding exodeoxyribonuclease VII small subunit, which translates into the protein MNLSYEEAYQRLEEILNKLESGTTSLDDSLNLYEEGIRLYSHCNKLLDEANLKIDKFSKDGKEVPFTIEEE
- the xseA gene encoding exodeoxyribonuclease VII large subunit, producing MKLRALDVSEVNSYVKRILTNDAVLYNLKVKGEISNFKVHSSKNVYLTLKDKSSKINCVIFKNNYDSSLNLEDGMKVIATGYISVYERDGSYQLYIENVELDGLGNLYIEFLKLKEKLGKEGLFDYIHKKPIPKMPKNIGIITSETGAVIKDIINVVKRRYPKVNIKLYSVSVQGKNSCEQICEGIKFFNNANNVDTIILGRGGGSIEELWSFNEESVAREIFSSHIPIISAVGHETDFTIADFVADMRAPTPSAAAEIATPKLDDLLYKLKNSKDRLDKALINQSKLDKNKLNNVYDRLNTIVKSYIIRDKIIQIDIIYDKITNEINDVVKLKKGSLDSSGSLLHSLSPLATLDRGYSIVQKDKTTINTINSLKEKDSIAIKFKDGTADCIIEKIKD
- a CDS encoding Kae1-like domain-containing protein; amino-acid sequence: MKSEKNKNIIIGLDTSCYTTSIAAISLEKSIVFNKKIMLKVKKDSKGLRQSEMVFQHVNNLGEISEELKNIMSGYNICAICVSEKPRPINDSYMPAFTVGYNFAKLFSSMNNINLYSTTHQENHIEASLYEKKLRSNKFISVHMSGGTTEILLVEKHNDVSNIRIIGGSKDISFGQLIDRLGVQLGYEFPCGKYIDKNALECNQNIDVGIKTSVKDGYMNLSGIENQITKLKNDFDEKYISKSLMDSIVRSLYKALRFLCKEYDISEVVFAGGVASSKYIKEGLSQKLYKDKVKSFFAKPEYSTDNALGCALIGLNKFIGE
- the nusB gene encoding transcription antitermination factor NusB — protein: MRKAKMITTREYMMKFIYQIDMNKEDLTDLNDKLENFLNDNFEYIKNRYEELKLQFSDEADVELEETELSQFIDLKYSKELAESFNSNKESIDSLINKYAKNWTINRMAKVDLAILRLAICEILYMSEMPTKVSINEAIELAKLYCDDKSPKFINGILGSVVSEIGEK
- a CDS encoding Asp23/Gls24 family envelope stress response protein, whose amino-acid sequence is MENNNFGQVKISNDVIATIAGLAAIEVEGVGTTSTFTDKLLKNNGVKIQIEEDEVILDVMIIIDYGISIPDIAFKVQENVKNTVETMTGLKVSQVNIHVQGINFKKEKVEKAEAK